One part of the Anaerofustis stercorihominis DSM 17244 genome encodes these proteins:
- a CDS encoding efflux RND transporter permease subunit has translation MSKFSVKKPLTIFVAVIGIIILGIVSFTEMTPDLLPNINMPYAVVMTSYAGASPETVESVVTKPLEKGIATTEGLKNITSTSNENYSLVMLEFNDDVNMDSTVVDLRDKISMVEGYWPDEVSTPYILKMNPNMMPVMVSTVSMKGEDTKALSLLLEEKVIPALEGTDGVASVSTNGMLEDSISVVLSDKKIKDVNKKITDAVGSQFASGESQLASGKTKIASGEKAINAQIKELNKNLKILKSSKTQLEKLQDTVTELEDKKSELDLTVTTLSAIDRSIKELENSLKTADPNSEEYKTIVASLAAIDKQLASMGLKRSDVSNSLAQAKAGQKQIDQALNKIDKNLKKGGATRSNLSSKIKEIDNGINSINAALPQLSAQLLSIQSGKKEIASGESELQAAKKSALDKIDMSKTLTKDMISGILTAQNFSMPAGYVTEDGVDYLVRVGDKFKSVNELKNVTIMDMGIDGLKPIKLSDVADVMISDNSDATYAKINGQDGVLLSFSKQSDYSTTDVADNINKKFEQLSKDNPKLEFVPLMDQGDYIHIIVNSVLNNLVVGSILAILILIFFLKDIKPTAIIAVSIPLSVLFAIVLMYFSGITLNVISLSGLAVGVGMLVDNSVVVIENIYRLRSKGYSVIKSSVSGAVQVAGAITSSTLTTICVFLPIVFVKGITKQLFTDMALTIGYSLMASLIVALTLVPAMSSKMFKKTKDVEHPFFDKMLNKYKTTINWALDHKIIVIGAAVGTLVLSFVLIGFRGFSFMPEVDSAQISVEMEMPKDAVLEDTIKTSDKAISAIQKIKGVKTVGAMLASGDATSMSGMAGINSNSSNKVSIYVLVDEEANVTGKEVADNIEKLSDSLNCDLTASGSSSMSEATSALGGSGVSLKIYADDLDTLQTTAKSVGSKIKGVEGIDEVDNGVMETTPEIKVTVDKAKAMKYNLTVAQVYEKLSTLLTKQKISTSLTLNGEDYDVIIKNNNQDKINRKYVESYKIPYSKSDGSESSVKLEKIAAVDSATSLNAISRDNQKRYITVSATLKDGYNVSLVTNDVKSALKDYDLPGGSSIEYSGENETIMESLGQLVKMMLLAIIIIYLIMVAQFQSLLSPFIVMFTIPLAFTGGALALFIAGMEISVISMVGFVMLAGIIVNNGIVLIDYINQTRADGMKKRDAIIDGGMTRMRPILMTALTTILGLSAMALGIGTGSEMMQPVAIVCVGGLIYATFMTLYVIPVLYDIFNKKDISVIRDEDLKIIDD, from the coding sequence ATGTCAAAATTTAGCGTAAAAAAGCCTTTAACGATTTTTGTTGCAGTTATCGGGATCATAATATTGGGTATTGTCTCTTTTACCGAGATGACTCCTGATTTACTTCCGAATATAAACATGCCTTATGCTGTTGTAATGACTTCATATGCGGGAGCCAGTCCGGAAACGGTTGAAAGTGTCGTTACAAAGCCTTTGGAAAAAGGCATCGCAACAACTGAAGGTCTTAAAAATATAACATCAACTTCAAATGAAAATTACTCACTTGTAATGCTTGAATTCAATGATGATGTAAATATGGATTCTACTGTTGTAGATTTGAGAGACAAGATATCTATGGTCGAAGGATACTGGCCCGACGAAGTCAGTACTCCTTATATATTGAAAATGAACCCTAATATGATGCCTGTTATGGTAAGCACTGTAAGCATGAAAGGGGAAGACACAAAAGCATTGTCGTTGCTCCTTGAGGAAAAGGTCATACCTGCTCTTGAGGGTACTGACGGTGTAGCAAGTGTATCTACGAATGGTATGCTTGAAGACAGTATAAGCGTAGTTTTAAGTGATAAGAAGATAAAAGACGTAAATAAGAAGATTACAGATGCCGTGGGCTCTCAGTTTGCTTCAGGCGAAAGCCAGCTTGCAAGCGGTAAAACTAAGATCGCCAGCGGTGAAAAAGCCATAAATGCTCAAATCAAAGAGCTTAACAAAAATCTTAAGATATTAAAATCTTCTAAAACTCAATTGGAGAAACTACAGGATACTGTAACGGAACTTGAAGATAAAAAGTCCGAACTTGATTTAACCGTTACGACTTTAAGTGCAATAGACAGAAGTATAAAAGAACTGGAAAATTCGCTTAAAACCGCAGACCCTAACAGCGAAGAATATAAGACTATCGTTGCAAGTTTAGCGGCAATAGATAAACAGCTCGCATCCATGGGGCTTAAGAGAAGTGATGTTTCAAACAGTCTTGCACAGGCAAAAGCCGGACAAAAACAGATAGATCAAGCTTTAAATAAAATAGATAAAAATTTAAAGAAGGGCGGAGCGACCAGAAGCAATTTATCAAGTAAGATAAAAGAAATAGATAATGGCATAAATTCCATAAATGCAGCTCTTCCACAGTTATCGGCGCAGCTTCTATCGATTCAAAGTGGAAAGAAAGAGATAGCAAGCGGAGAAAGTGAACTTCAGGCTGCTAAAAAAAGTGCTTTGGATAAAATCGATATGTCCAAGACGCTGACTAAGGATATGATTTCGGGTATCCTTACGGCTCAGAACTTTTCAATGCCTGCGGGATATGTCACTGAAGACGGTGTTGATTATCTGGTAAGAGTAGGGGATAAGTTCAAGAGTGTGAACGAACTTAAGAATGTGACCATAATGGATATGGGTATAGATGGATTGAAGCCTATAAAATTAAGTGACGTCGCAGATGTTATGATAAGCGATAATTCCGATGCTACTTATGCCAAAATCAATGGTCAGGACGGCGTTTTATTATCTTTCTCAAAACAGTCGGACTATTCGACAACAGATGTAGCGGATAATATAAACAAAAAGTTTGAACAATTATCAAAGGATAATCCGAAACTTGAGTTTGTTCCTTTGATGGATCAGGGAGATTATATCCATATAATAGTTAATTCCGTTCTGAATAACTTGGTAGTAGGTTCGATTTTGGCTATTCTTATTCTTATATTCTTCTTAAAGGATATAAAACCTACCGCTATCATTGCGGTATCCATTCCTTTGAGTGTCCTTTTTGCAATAGTACTGATGTACTTCTCCGGAATAACCTTAAATGTTATTTCATTATCGGGACTTGCCGTCGGGGTAGGTATGCTGGTTGATAACTCGGTAGTAGTAATTGAAAATATATATAGGCTCAGAAGCAAAGGTTACAGTGTAATAAAATCTTCGGTGTCGGGAGCCGTTCAGGTTGCGGGAGCTATAACTTCTTCAACCCTTACAACTATTTGCGTGTTCCTTCCTATAGTGTTCGTTAAGGGGATAACAAAGCAGTTATTTACCGATATGGCTCTTACAATAGGATATTCACTAATGGCCAGTTTGATAGTTGCACTTACCTTGGTTCCTGCAATGTCCTCTAAGATGTTTAAAAAGACAAAAGATGTAGAACATCCTTTCTTCGATAAGATGTTGAATAAGTATAAAACTACGATCAATTGGGCGTTGGATCATAAGATAATAGTTATCGGTGCGGCTGTGGGAACTCTTGTCCTCAGTTTTGTACTCATAGGTTTCAGAGGATTTAGTTTTATGCCTGAAGTCGACAGCGCTCAGATATCGGTAGAAATGGAAATGCCTAAAGACGCTGTGTTGGAAGATACAATAAAGACCTCCGATAAAGCAATAAGTGCCATTCAAAAAATCAAAGGTGTAAAAACTGTGGGAGCTATGCTTGCTTCCGGAGATGCTACCAGTATGTCCGGTATGGCAGGTATAAATTCGAACAGTTCAAATAAGGTTTCTATATATGTTCTTGTTGATGAAGAAGCTAATGTAACAGGTAAAGAAGTTGCTGACAATATAGAAAAATTATCTGACAGTTTAAACTGTGACCTTACTGCCTCCGGTTCTTCATCCATGAGTGAAGCCACTTCTGCTCTCGGCGGTAGCGGTGTAAGCCTTAAAATATATGCCGACGATTTGGATACCCTCCAGACAACCGCAAAATCCGTAGGAAGTAAAATTAAAGGCGTTGAAGGGATAGATGAAGTAGATAATGGAGTTATGGAAACCACTCCTGAAATAAAGGTAACGGTAGACAAAGCCAAAGCAATGAAATATAATTTGACTGTAGCTCAGGTTTATGAAAAATTATCTACGCTTCTTACAAAACAGAAGATTTCTACTTCTCTCACACTTAACGGAGAAGATTATGATGTAATAATTAAAAATAACAATCAGGATAAAATAAACAGAAAATATGTAGAAAGTTATAAGATACCTTATTCTAAATCAGACGGAAGCGAGTCAAGTGTTAAGCTTGAAAAGATAGCCGCAGTAGATTCCGCTACCAGTCTTAATGCTATCAGCAGAGATAATCAAAAAAGGTATATAACCGTATCCGCAACATTAAAAGACGGATATAATGTAAGCCTTGTTACGAATGATGTAAAAAGTGCATTGAAAGATTATGATCTTCCTGGAGGAAGCAGTATAGAATACAGCGGTGAAAATGAGACGATCATGGAATCTTTGGGGCAGCTTGTCAAGATGATGTTACTTGCTATCATAATCATTTATTTGATAATGGTTGCTCAGTTCCAATCTCTTTTATCTCCTTTTATCGTAATGTTTACGATACCTCTTGCTTTTACGGGAGGCGCACTCGCATTATTTATAGCGGGAATGGAAATAAGCGTAATATCCATGGTAGGATTTGTAATGCTTGCGGGTATTATAGTTAATAACGGTATAGTGCTGATAGATTATATAAATCAAACAAGAGCGGACGGGATGAAAAAAAGAGACGCTATTATAGACGGCGGTATGACCAGGATGAGACCTATATTAATGACGGCTCTTACTACTATTTTGGGGCTTTCTGCAATGGCTCTCGGGATAGGAACAGGTTCTGAAATGATGCAGCCGGTAGCAATAGTGTGTGTCGGAGGACTTATATATGCTACATTTATGACTCTTTATGTAATTCCTGTGCTATATGATATTTTTAATAAAAAAGATATAAGTGTCATAAGAGATGAAGATTTAAAAATAATTGATGATTAA
- a CDS encoding MATE family efflux transporter, whose translation MSEDLTKGNINKTLIKFAFPIFIANMLQSVYGIVDMIFVGRFVGGKGIAALNSAVMITFIITSICMGITMGGSVLVSKYKGENNGNKIKDTISTLFSISMIFALIVTLISLIIYKKIFIFMNLPSGSLQYANSYMKIISFGIIFIFGYNAATSVIKGLGDSKSPLTFVFIASIVNIILDYILIGLLHIGVNGAAYATIISQAVSFIISIIYLNKHDFIYKLKITNLYIKKDKAIKIIKIGFPCAVQMTILNVSYLIITKILNGYGLEITSAAGIGLKINSFAAMPCWAIGQSVTTIVSQNIGAEKIINVKKTVKAGIIYTLISSFLLIVLIQIFSYEIIELFNKDINIIKEGIIYLRICCSINFVAYGIMYTLDSFMTGLGDSFIAMLNSILQSVIIRILFSIILIHYFNLGYIGIYIAEFLSPILPGIFGIIYYLHFIKLNKAKEKEIE comes from the coding sequence ATGAGCGAAGATTTAACAAAAGGAAATATAAATAAAACACTTATAAAATTTGCCTTTCCAATTTTTATAGCAAATATGCTCCAATCCGTTTACGGAATAGTGGATATGATATTTGTGGGTAGATTTGTGGGAGGAAAAGGTATTGCAGCTTTAAATAGTGCAGTGATGATAACTTTTATAATTACTTCCATTTGTATGGGAATAACCATGGGAGGAAGCGTTCTGGTTTCTAAATATAAAGGTGAAAACAATGGAAATAAAATAAAAGATACTATATCTACACTATTTTCTATTTCAATGATATTCGCTTTAATCGTAACTTTAATAAGTTTAATTATATATAAAAAAATATTTATTTTCATGAACCTGCCATCAGGTTCTTTACAATATGCAAACAGTTATATGAAAATAATATCTTTTGGAATTATTTTCATATTTGGATATAATGCTGCTACCTCTGTAATAAAGGGACTTGGTGACTCTAAAAGCCCTCTTACATTTGTTTTTATAGCCTCAATAGTAAATATAATCCTGGATTATATATTAATAGGATTACTGCATATTGGCGTAAACGGAGCAGCATATGCTACAATAATATCGCAAGCAGTATCTTTTATAATTTCCATTATTTATCTTAATAAACACGACTTTATATATAAATTAAAAATAACTAACTTATACATAAAGAAAGATAAAGCAATAAAAATAATAAAGATAGGTTTTCCATGTGCCGTTCAAATGACAATATTAAATGTATCATATTTAATAATTACAAAAATACTCAACGGTTACGGACTTGAAATCACTTCTGCTGCGGGAATAGGACTTAAAATAAATTCTTTTGCAGCAATGCCGTGCTGGGCTATCGGTCAAAGTGTAACTACCATTGTTTCACAAAATATTGGAGCAGAAAAAATAATAAATGTAAAAAAAACGGTCAAAGCAGGAATAATTTATACGCTTATAAGTTCCTTTTTACTCATAGTATTGATACAAATATTTTCATATGAAATAATAGAACTATTTAACAAAGATATAAATATAATAAAGGAAGGTATAATATACCTTAGGATATGCTGTTCCATAAACTTTGTGGCTTATGGGATAATGTATACATTAGACTCTTTTATGACCGGGCTTGGAGATTCTTTTATTGCAATGCTTAATTCGATTCTGCAGTCTGTTATAATAAGGATACTTTTCAGCATTATATTGATACACTATTTTAATCTAGGATATATAGGTATATATATAGCAGAATTTCTCTCTCCAATATTACCGGGAATATTTGGAATAATTTATTATCTGCATTTTATAAAGTTAAATAAAGCAAAAGAAAAAGAGATAGAATGA
- a CDS encoding PepSY1/2 domain-containing protein, with amino-acid sequence MKKNILIGFLLVVVVTLGVFSYTGTKASGSLETAVTNNYEKSLSSLLESFEQMNSRLSKLSVSNDDKFIKKELVNLYGLNLSINENINSLPINHSAVVEASKFLNKTTNYYYSLITANKKITSKNKADIKNIYTASDKIFKRLDEMNNEIRYSKDGYNWVENSNVFMADTSTKIDNSFKATNEEINEYPTLIFDGPFSDSIKTDEKIKVGSKDITKEEGLETVRKYIGGKAEVSYDSFDNSNIECYVYKYNLNNTSYYVYVSKSGGKIITVNSNYLAAENSNRTIDIKEAISIGKKHLENMGIKNMEENYYETDSNVVTVNYAYNQDGVTCYPDLVKVKISLVNKKVVGMEATNYYTNHKTRNIDKKILKLKNARNKVSKDFKITKERLALIPTETNSEKLCYEFKGTKDKETFIIYINAKTGDEENILKVVEADDSILTM; translated from the coding sequence ATGAAGAAAAATATATTAATCGGATTTTTACTTGTAGTTGTCGTTACTTTAGGCGTATTTTCTTATACCGGGACTAAAGCAAGCGGAAGTTTGGAGACTGCTGTTACCAACAATTATGAAAAGAGCCTGTCTTCGCTTTTAGAAAGCTTTGAACAGATGAATTCCAGACTATCCAAGCTTTCTGTAAGTAATGATGATAAGTTTATAAAAAAAGAATTAGTCAATTTGTATGGATTAAATCTATCAATAAATGAAAATATCAACTCACTTCCCATAAACCATTCTGCAGTGGTTGAAGCCAGCAAATTTTTAAATAAGACTACAAATTATTATTATTCTTTGATAACAGCAAATAAAAAAATAACATCCAAAAATAAAGCTGATATCAAGAATATATATACCGCAAGCGATAAAATATTCAAAAGATTAGATGAGATGAATAATGAAATAAGATACAGTAAAGACGGATATAACTGGGTGGAAAACAGTAATGTATTCATGGCCGATACAAGTACAAAAATAGATAACAGCTTCAAAGCTACCAATGAAGAGATCAATGAATATCCTACACTGATATTCGACGGACCTTTCTCGGATTCTATAAAGACTGATGAAAAGATAAAAGTAGGAAGTAAAGATATTACCAAAGAAGAAGGGCTTGAAACTGTAAGAAAATATATAGGCGGTAAAGCCGAAGTAAGTTATGATTCTTTTGATAACAGTAATATCGAATGTTATGTTTATAAGTATAATTTAAATAATACTTCTTATTATGTTTATGTAAGTAAGAGCGGTGGAAAAATAATCACCGTCAACAGTAACTACCTTGCGGCCGAAAATTCAAACAGAACCATTGATATCAAAGAGGCTATATCCATAGGTAAAAAGCATCTTGAAAATATGGGAATTAAAAACATGGAAGAAAACTACTATGAAACGGATTCAAATGTAGTTACCGTAAATTATGCTTATAATCAAGACGGGGTTACTTGTTATCCCGATTTGGTAAAAGTTAAAATAAGTTTGGTAAATAAAAAAGTAGTGGGTATGGAAGCTACAAATTACTATACAAACCATAAAACAAGAAATATAGATAAAAAAATATTAAAATTAAAAAATGCAAGAAATAAAGTTAGTAAAGACTTTAAAATAACAAAAGAAAGACTTGCTCTGATACCAACGGAAACGAACAGCGAAAAGTTATGTTACGAATTTAAAGGAACAAAAGATAAAGAAACATTTATTATTTATATAAACGCAAAAACAGGTGATGAAGAAAATATTTTAAAGGTCGTAGAGGCTGATGACAGTATTTTAACAATGTAA
- a CDS encoding hotdog fold thioesterase: protein MIRDLLLETYGKYLGGDLVNTVLSKNEVMVHACGKIDGYEYTNSVDALDMAIKKGGRYIEVDLSLTKDERVVCVHKWDKNTFERLGIAYRTEGLSYDEFMKSKYYDNYSTMDLDMIIDYLKKYEDLYIMLDVTKDLDEEDTKKIYELIIKGFEENKKLLDRVVIEGGSIEMFEAINSIFDFPNKHFYLTGKDINEERVDEILEYIKNDGHFVSVSSHKKNVKVDIIRKVHKLGIVYITYPINEPAEALKYFNFGVDIICSSELTKEDFLKEIENMSHEDKVRLFFEKDVFAVDTAGAYIVSISEDEAECAMKVEHKHINGSGIVQGGALFTLADFAFGVLADSKGYPQVSVSNTISYLRPGEMGDILTAVARVVSKGNKICFYKVDIYNQDNKHLATMDVTGYIKTLNIKIAFFIIVLIIKMLYNDSQYS from the coding sequence TTGATAAGAGATTTACTTTTAGAAACTTACGGAAAATATTTAGGCGGAGATTTAGTAAATACAGTACTTTCAAAAAATGAAGTAATGGTACACGCCTGCGGAAAAATAGACGGATACGAATATACGAATTCCGTTGATGCATTAGATATGGCGATAAAAAAGGGCGGAAGATATATTGAAGTGGATTTGTCACTTACCAAAGATGAAAGAGTAGTTTGTGTGCATAAATGGGATAAAAATACTTTTGAAAGACTTGGTATAGCTTATCGCACAGAAGGTTTAAGTTATGATGAATTTATGAAGTCCAAATATTATGACAATTATTCCACTATGGATTTAGATATGATTATAGATTATTTAAAGAAATATGAAGATCTATATATAATGCTTGACGTGACGAAAGATTTGGATGAGGAAGATACAAAAAAGATATATGAGTTGATCATAAAAGGATTTGAAGAGAATAAAAAATTGCTTGATAGAGTTGTTATCGAAGGCGGGAGTATAGAAATGTTTGAAGCCATAAACTCTATATTTGATTTTCCCAATAAGCATTTTTATTTGACCGGAAAAGATATAAATGAAGAAAGAGTAGATGAAATTCTTGAATATATAAAAAATGACGGACATTTTGTGAGTGTAAGTTCTCACAAAAAAAATGTAAAAGTAGATATAATAAGAAAAGTCCATAAACTTGGGATCGTTTATATAACATATCCGATAAATGAACCTGCAGAAGCTTTGAAATATTTTAATTTCGGAGTTGATATAATTTGTTCATCGGAACTGACCAAAGAGGATTTTTTAAAAGAAATAGAAAATATGTCCCATGAGGATAAAGTGAGATTATTCTTTGAAAAGGATGTATTTGCCGTAGATACTGCGGGTGCATATATAGTAAGTATTTCGGAAGATGAAGCTGAATGTGCGATGAAAGTCGAACATAAACATATAAATGGTTCGGGGATAGTACAAGGCGGTGCTTTATTTACCCTTGCGGACTTTGCCTTCGGCGTCCTTGCGGATTCTAAAGGCTATCCCCAAGTTTCCGTAAGTAATACTATTTCATATTTAAGACCGGGAGAAATGGGGGATATACTTACTGCCGTGGCGAGAGTTGTTTCAAAAGGAAATAAGATTTGTTTTTATAAAGTCGATATTTATAATCAGGATAATAAACATTTGGCAACTATGGACGTTACGGGGTACATTAAAACATTAAATATTAAAATAGCATTTTTTATTATTGTTTTGATTATCAAAATGCTTTATAATGATAGCCAATATAGTTAA
- a CDS encoding ABC transporter ATP-binding protein, which yields MSIFKKFINYYKPYKKLFYFDMFCAIIVSIVDLAFPQILKYLTNGLFTKGTSVIVKYIGIVAILMFVMYIIRTYCEYFITSWGHIMGANMESNMRQDLFDQYQRLSFSYYDQNNTGDMMSKLVSDLFDISELAHHGPENIFISTFKIVGSFIFLAFISVPLTMILVVITIAMLVFCLILNRKMQATFTDNRKKIAGVNSAVQDSLSGIRVVKSFANEDIEHEKFDYSNRMFLNSKTAQYKMMGKYHAGTSFFKGLLYLAIIVCGGLFVAYGKMNVADLAVYALYIGIFITPVEVLINFTEQFQKGYAGFKRFLDVIELNPDIVDKNEADELKNVGGNIDFNNVSFSYEEGSKVLSNINIHIKKGKTVALVGPSGGGKTTLCSLIPRFYDVDKGDILIDGQNIKDVTLKSLRNSIGVVQQDVYMFGGSIKDNIAYGKPGATDEEIIEAAKNANIHDFIMELEDGYDTYVGERGTRLSGGQKQRISIARVFLKNPEILILDEATSALDNESERHIQLSLEKLSKDRTTIVIAHRLSTIKNADEIIVIVNGRTTERGNHKDLIAKNGLYAKYYNMQFEGLEKFDIYED from the coding sequence ATGTCGATATTTAAAAAATTTATAAATTATTATAAACCATATAAAAAGTTATTTTACTTCGATATGTTTTGTGCGATTATAGTTTCGATAGTTGATTTGGCTTTTCCTCAGATACTAAAATATTTGACCAACGGTCTTTTTACGAAGGGTACAAGCGTTATAGTTAAGTATATAGGTATAGTGGCAATACTGATGTTTGTTATGTATATAATAAGGACTTACTGTGAGTATTTTATCACTTCATGGGGACACATTATGGGTGCAAATATGGAAAGCAATATGCGTCAGGACCTATTTGACCAGTATCAGAGACTTTCATTTTCTTATTATGACCAAAATAATACAGGGGATATGATGTCGAAACTTGTTTCCGACCTATTCGATATTTCCGAGCTTGCACATCACGGTCCGGAGAATATATTTATTTCCACATTTAAAATCGTAGGTTCGTTTATATTCCTGGCGTTCATAAGCGTTCCTCTAACGATGATATTAGTTGTTATAACCATAGCAATGCTTGTTTTCTGTTTGATTTTAAACAGGAAAATGCAGGCTACCTTTACCGATAACAGAAAGAAAATTGCGGGGGTGAACTCTGCGGTGCAGGATAGTTTGTCGGGGATAAGGGTAGTAAAATCGTTTGCTAACGAAGATATAGAACATGAAAAATTTGATTACAGCAATAGGATGTTTTTAAATTCAAAGACTGCTCAGTACAAGATGATGGGTAAATATCATGCAGGTACATCGTTCTTCAAAGGGCTTTTGTACCTGGCGATAATAGTATGCGGAGGGCTTTTTGTAGCTTACGGAAAAATGAATGTTGCTGACCTTGCAGTTTATGCTCTATATATAGGTATATTTATTACTCCCGTAGAAGTCCTTATTAATTTTACCGAGCAGTTCCAAAAGGGATATGCGGGATTTAAGCGTTTCTTGGATGTTATAGAATTAAATCCGGATATTGTTGATAAAAATGAGGCAGACGAGCTTAAAAACGTAGGCGGAAATATTGATTTTAATAATGTTTCATTTTCTTATGAAGAGGGGAGTAAAGTCCTCAGTAATATTAATATTCATATCAAAAAGGGTAAAACAGTTGCTTTGGTCGGACCTTCAGGCGGAGGGAAAACGACTTTATGTTCTTTGATACCGAGATTTTATGATGTGGATAAAGGCGATATATTAATAGACGGACAAAACATAAAAGACGTAACTCTTAAATCCCTTAGAAACTCTATCGGTGTCGTTCAGCAGGATGTATATATGTTCGGCGGGAGTATAAAGGATAATATCGCTTACGGTAAACCGGGAGCTACCGATGAAGAAATAATTGAAGCCGCTAAAAATGCAAATATCCATGATTTTATAATGGAACTCGAAGACGGATATGATACTTACGTAGGGGAGAGAGGAACAAGACTTTCCGGAGGACAAAAGCAAAGGATCTCCATTGCCAGAGTATTCCTTAAAAATCCCGAGATACTAATACTTGATGAAGCGACTTCCGCACTTGATAATGAAAGCGAAAGACATATTCAGTTATCTCTTGAAAAATTATCAAAGGATAGGACTACTATAGTTATTGCACATAGATTAAGTACTATAAAAAATGCTGATGAAATCATAGTAATAGTAAACGGAAGGACTACCGAGAGAGGTAATCATAAGGATTTGATAGCTAAGAACGGTCTGTATGCAAAATATTATAATATGCAGTTTGAAGGGCTTGAAAAATTTGATATTTACGAAGATTAA
- the sleB gene encoding spore cortex-lytic enzyme gives MKKKSKIILFLVCAVFSASIILVNIYAANYVYYGSPAAHVKPVQEKLKRWGYYDGSVDGKFGAATEKAVKYFQRKNGLTQDGKAGKSTLEKMGLYNLLSSSGSTSAGSSSSSTNSNDVNLIARAVNGEARGEPYEGQVAVAAVILNRVKSSSFPNSVSGVVYQNGAFDAVADGQVNLSPNASCVKAAKDAMNGWDPSGGAIYYYNPKTATNKWIRTRPIIRTIGNHVFCK, from the coding sequence ATGAAAAAGAAAAGTAAGATTATTTTATTTTTGGTATGTGCGGTTTTCAGTGCAAGTATTATTTTAGTCAATATTTATGCTGCGAACTATGTTTATTACGGTTCGCCTGCTGCACACGTCAAACCTGTACAGGAGAAATTAAAAAGATGGGGATATTATGACGGAAGCGTGGACGGGAAGTTCGGTGCCGCAACGGAAAAAGCCGTTAAGTATTTTCAAAGGAAAAACGGACTTACACAAGACGGCAAAGCAGGAAAGAGTACTTTAGAAAAGATGGGATTATATAATTTACTTTCATCTTCGGGAAGTACTTCCGCAGGTTCGTCTTCGTCATCCACTAATTCTAATGATGTAAATTTGATTGCGAGAGCTGTTAACGGTGAAGCCAGAGGAGAACCTTATGAAGGTCAGGTCGCCGTTGCCGCAGTTATATTAAATCGTGTTAAGTCATCGTCTTTTCCAAACAGTGTAAGCGGTGTTGTTTATCAAAACGGTGCCTTTGATGCCGTTGCAGACGGACAAGTAAATCTATCGCCGAATGCTTCTTGTGTAAAAGCAGCGAAAGATGCGATGAACGGCTGGGATCCGTCGGGCGGAGCGATTTATTATTATAATCCCAAGACCGCAACCAATAAATGGATAAGAACGAGACCTATTATCAGAACGATAGGTAATCATGTATTTTGTAAGTAG